A region of the Geomonas subterranea genome:
TGGGGTGCTGACCGGACTCGAAGACACCGGAGCCGTCGGCTTGGTGCGCGAACGCTGTCTGCAGCGCGGCCAGGTCGAAGGGGGCCGGGGTAACCGTCGGGTCGGGAAGCGGGTTGACCCTGATCTGCATCACGGTCCTGGTATTCGGGCCGTAACCGGGGATTACGCCGGGAGCGCCGACCGGAGAGAGGTCGGGGGAGCCGGTGTAGTAGTCGTAGCTCGCCACGCGGGCCGGGTAGGCCGCCGGGGCGTCGTTGTACAGGATCAGCGTCTGCCCTGCGTATTTGGAGAAGTCGACGATCACGTCGGCCCTCTCGGCCGGTGCCAGCGCCAGGGAGTGCTGGTCCACGTTACCCACGTCGAACCTGGTGGGATCGGTGATCCAGGTGATGGGCTGCGGCGGGATTACCGCCGGTGCCGGGAGGAAGCCACCCTCGCTGCCGATCTGGATCCAGTCCGGACCTTTCGGGGAGAGGTTGGTGTCCGGGGTCGGGAATACGTTCGGGTCGAGTTGTGCCGCTGCCAGTTCGGCTGCCTTGAAGGCGACCTCGGTGCCGCCGATCGGGTTGCCGTCGGCATTGAGGGAGGCGCTGGCGGTGTTGGCGTCGGCGACGTACATGTGCAGGTTGAAGAAGCGGTCGTTGGCGGCGTTCAGGATGCGCAGGCGGTACGCCTTCGGATCAACCGTGGTGTACGGGTAGACCGTGCCGTTGACCACCGGAGTGTCGTTGAACTGCTCCATCCCGACGGAGATGTTCGGAGTCCCCGGGATCAGCTCAGGCTCGCAGAACGGGTCGGTCTGGTACTGCCAGGTGGCCGGATCGTTCAGGTTGCAGGCAACCGGCAGCGGCGTGGTGAAGGCGGTCGCCGGGTCCATGTTGTAACGCGGGTTCTTGATCGGCGGGTACATCGGCTTTGCCGGGGGCCAGAACCAGGGGCCGTACATCCAGCGGCCGAAGGCGCTCATGCCGCTCGGGTCGCTCGGGTTCTGCGCCGGCATGTAGACGTGGTGGTACCAGAGGTTGCCGAAACCGCCCCAGCGGTCGGCGTCCCAGGTCGGGTCCTGGTCGTAGAGCTGGCCGGTGCGGGCAACCTTGTCACCCTGCGGCACGAAGGTACGGTCCTGGACGATGAGCGGGATGGTGCTGTCCGGCCCGGGGATGAGCCCCTTGGTGAGCAGCGCCTGTTCGGTCTGGTCCTGGATGATGTAGCCGGCAGCCTCGCCCGCGTAGACGTTGAGACGGGTGATGCCCCAGGAATGGTCGTGGTAGAACATGAGACGCGCGCTCTGCTGGTTGGTGTAGAAGAAGGTCATGGCACCCGGGCCCGGATCGGGCATGTCGGGGACGTTCTTCACGCTGACGCCTGCGGGCCACGGGGTCATCTCATCCTTCGGAGTGGTCCACTGGTGCGGCGTACCGTCGCTGATCCAGGGGGTCACGCCGCCATGGAGGTGCAGAGTTGCCCTGTTGTCCTTGAAGCACATGTCGGATTTCGGATTGGCGGTGCACAGCGGGTTGCGCACGGTGTCGGTGACCGCGCCGGAGTCGGTGGGGGAAACCATCGACATCGGCCCCATGCCGGAACCCATCATGGTCGCGTCAACGGGGAGGAACAGGTCGCCACCTGCGTCTTTGGGCAGCAGGTTGCGGAACAGGATCCTTACCGGACGGTCCTTCTGCGCCACGATGACGGGTCCGAGGTAGTTGGGGGGGGTCACGCCGGTGTAGCCGGCGATGGAAACCGTGCTGCCGTCAACCAGGGCGTTGGAGAGGGGTACCTGCTGGCCGGGGACCACGGTGGTGGAGAGCTGCACGTAGCCGCGCAGCAGGGTCGGCGGCAGGTCGGAATGCATCTTCTGGCGGTACTGCACCACGCCGATTTCGTAGTAGTCGGCGTCAGGATAGGTGGTGGTGTCGGCGACCGCTACCGGGAGGTACTGGCCCAGGTCGTTGGCATTCGCCTCGCCTAACCCCGGCAGGCGGTTCACGAACTTCTTGATGCCGCCGGAAGCAGCGCCGGTGACCGGGTCGACCGTCGGCAGCGGGCTCAGCGCCCAGTTGGGAGCCGGTCCGAAATAATGAGGGACTTTCGTTTCATCGATGGCCTGTGCCGGTGGGGGAGCCAGTCCCCACAGCGTGATCACCAGCGTCGCCAGGCACGCTACCAATGTCGTTCTCAGCCTGTCCATAACTTCCTCCTTTTTACATATCAAGGTCGTTTCTTTGCTGGTTTACTTCTTCATCGCCTGCTGTCTCTTCGCGTGTCCTCTTTTTTCCAATTCCTGCATCTTCTTGCTTCGTTCCATCTTGGCCTGCGCTACCTTCTTGGCATTCTGGATTCCCTTTGCCGTCTTGGGAGCCGCGCCCTTCCCGGCCGGAGCTGCATTCGCGGCTACCGCCAGCGAAAGGGATAGTATCAGTCCCACTGTCATCGTTATTAATCGCCTCATAACCGTTTCCTCCTTTGCGCCCTGTAGTTGTCATGTCACCGTTTCGATCACAGTTTCAGTCCCTTTTTGGCTGAACCAATGCCCAAGTAATTACAGGGACCGTGCCACAATGGCGAAAAATTTTTTATTCATAAATATCAGGCTGTTACAGGCAGAGGAACGTGCGGAGCGTGGCAGCGACGGCTGTCGCGAATAGAAGGTGCCGCCGCAGGCGCAGCGGGGGTAAATCCGCTCCAGCCATAGATCCGCACCCCCCGTATACGCTTTGTGACAAGTGGATGTTTTTTTGCACCCCTTCGTGAAGTTAATCTCAGGGTGGGGATGAGCTTCTCACCTGGGCATGTCCCGGGGGAGAGAGATGGCTGTCTCAGGGTTTTCGAAATGGTAATTGTTTCTTCTTCACTTTGGGGCCAGAGGATATTACTATGGGCGCGATAAGTGCTCGTGATCATTTCCAGTTGGCGGCGAACGGCACTCATGCGTGCGGTGCCCAACGA
Encoded here:
- a CDS encoding multicopper oxidase domain-containing protein produces the protein MDRLRTTLVACLATLVITLWGLAPPPAQAIDETKVPHYFGPAPNWALSPLPTVDPVTGAASGGIKKFVNRLPGLGEANANDLGQYLPVAVADTTTYPDADYYEIGVVQYRQKMHSDLPPTLLRGYVQLSTTVVPGQQVPLSNALVDGSTVSIAGYTGVTPPNYLGPVIVAQKDRPVRILFRNLLPKDAGGDLFLPVDATMMGSGMGPMSMVSPTDSGAVTDTVRNPLCTANPKSDMCFKDNRATLHLHGGVTPWISDGTPHQWTTPKDEMTPWPAGVSVKNVPDMPDPGPGAMTFFYTNQQSARLMFYHDHSWGITRLNVYAGEAAGYIIQDQTEQALLTKGLIPGPDSTIPLIVQDRTFVPQGDKVARTGQLYDQDPTWDADRWGGFGNLWYHHVYMPAQNPSDPSGMSAFGRWMYGPWFWPPAKPMYPPIKNPRYNMDPATAFTTPLPVACNLNDPATWQYQTDPFCEPELIPGTPNISVGMEQFNDTPVVNGTVYPYTTVDPKAYRLRILNAANDRFFNLHMYVADANTASASLNADGNPIGGTEVAFKAAELAAAQLDPNVFPTPDTNLSPKGPDWIQIGSEGGFLPAPAVIPPQPITWITDPTRFDVGNVDQHSLALAPAERADVIVDFSKYAGQTLILYNDAPAAYPARVASYDYYTGSPDLSPVGAPGVIPGYGPNTRTVMQIRVNPLPDPTVTPAPFDLAALQTAFAHQADGSGVFESGQHPIIVGQAAYNTAYGTTFPAASWCNAPGSTNHSCDGFARISDQGGDLFGFNTLLGPATKLQIPLQPKALHDEMNAVAFDEFGRMTANMGLEAVPAAPGAQNVILYPYVNPATELIDGTNLPKGDVNVTPISTQDGTQIWKITHNGVDTHPIHFHLYDVQVLNRVTWDNIIIPPDANELGWKDTVRISPLEDTIVALRPIVPTLPFEIPNSVRLLNPMMPAGSTAMFEPTDVSGNPTNPIINQLVNFGWEYVWHCHILSHEEMDMMRPVSLALPPKQADGLAFTTTGSGNKARLTLTWNDNSITETSFVVQKTTNGTTWTNVGTIASPLDQANTTGVKTLQDPAVYNPNVVAKYQVVAQNTVGYGGQMPSLTVKSVSAPLLTGTVPADPTNLTATLVAGPKVTITFTDNAITETGFVLERSVNGGAFVQIAALPARSNTGSVSYTDNLTLSAADATYAYRVAAVNVAGLSGYAVSPTILLPAQPAAPGSFTAVSGPNTGNSRSVVLNWQDLSSNETGFTIQRATDSGFTKNLNSVTVNAGVTTLTQTGLARNTNYWYRIRSNNGTIVSSGWVNAAPFPITTNP